A section of the Virgibacillus sp. NKC19-3 genome encodes:
- the tatA gene encoding twin-arginine translocase TatA/TatE family subunit — protein sequence MSFTNIGIPGLILIVLLALIIFGPKKLPEIGSAFGQTLSEFKKSATNLMEDDESGRTEDEKYDPQTERTD from the coding sequence ATGAGCTTTACAAATATAGGCATCCCGGGCTTAATTCTCATTGTTCTCCTTGCCTTGATTATTTTCGGACCAAAGAAACTTCCCGAAATCGGGTCCGCTTTTGGACAGACGCTGTCAGAATTTAAGAAATCTGCCACAAATCTTATGGAAGACGATGAATCGGGACGCACTGAAGACGAGAAGTATGATCCTCAGACTGAGAGGACAGATTAG